A portion of the Pseudoalteromonas luteoviolacea genome contains these proteins:
- a CDS encoding sensor domain-containing diguanylate cyclase, with amino-acid sequence MAKINLLDVLKHVFRIDLKKLILALATGGVVLSLFNAVIASYQVHREAFIQDTLHANQTYATKLAEVTQLFLQSVNSQLNVSAYHIAENIDDSALINAELDRLLSQTNSFDSLVVVSRAGKIIAVRPELPVIGESISSQQLDKVMLQKPIVLDPFVSPAGNLMISPTYPLFNGHGQYLGFVAGGIYLHGDTILNRLLGRHHYADGSYSYVVDKKQRILYHPDPKRIGEQVSNNTVIERVLNGQAGAMELTNSGGNQMLAGFASIPMTGWGVVSQRPLISILNQLAVTHKSVVYSSVPFTIVILGWVFVAGWLIAKPLALLAKQLATVEKQSVANSGVSAWYYEAANLKYALIQNHRTVRQVIKSLDADRKTDKLTSLHNRLSLDLWLDNTINSKIGFSVLAIDIDHFKSINDSHGHCTGDKVLKELANLMIQNARGDDFCCRIGGEEFLIFMPNQSISQAMATAERLRKLVSNHIMPDGISITVSIGVSTWPNNSMRIDKTIELADRALYQAKRAGRNRSCCLEAA; translated from the coding sequence ATGGCTAAGATAAATTTATTAGATGTGTTAAAGCACGTTTTTAGAATCGATTTAAAAAAACTCATATTGGCTTTGGCAACTGGGGGGGTTGTATTGTCTCTCTTCAATGCAGTTATTGCGAGCTATCAAGTCCATAGGGAAGCGTTTATTCAAGATACTTTGCATGCTAATCAAACTTATGCAACAAAACTTGCAGAAGTTACACAGCTCTTTTTGCAGTCAGTAAATAGCCAGTTAAATGTCAGTGCATATCATATTGCAGAGAACATTGATGATAGTGCATTAATCAATGCCGAACTAGATCGTTTGTTGTCACAAACTAATAGCTTTGATTCATTAGTTGTGGTGAGCCGCGCGGGTAAAATTATCGCTGTTAGACCTGAGTTGCCGGTGATAGGGGAGTCGATCTCTTCACAACAGCTAGATAAAGTGATGTTGCAAAAACCTATTGTTCTTGACCCTTTCGTCTCTCCGGCTGGAAATTTGATGATTAGCCCAACTTATCCGCTTTTTAACGGCCATGGTCAATATCTTGGCTTTGTTGCGGGGGGGATTTACCTGCATGGTGATACTATTCTTAATCGGTTGCTTGGCAGGCATCATTATGCTGATGGTTCATATTCTTACGTTGTAGATAAAAAACAACGTATTTTGTATCACCCAGATCCAAAAAGAATTGGAGAACAAGTATCAAATAATACTGTGATAGAACGTGTTTTAAATGGACAAGCAGGGGCAATGGAGTTGACAAATAGCGGTGGTAATCAGATGCTTGCTGGCTTCGCGTCTATACCCATGACTGGGTGGGGAGTCGTGAGTCAAAGGCCACTTATTTCAATTTTAAATCAGCTTGCAGTAACCCATAAATCTGTTGTTTATTCCAGTGTCCCTTTTACTATTGTAATTTTAGGATGGGTGTTTGTAGCTGGGTGGCTAATTGCAAAGCCTTTAGCATTACTAGCAAAGCAACTAGCGACTGTAGAAAAACAGAGTGTAGCTAATTCAGGGGTAAGTGCTTGGTATTATGAAGCGGCTAACCTTAAATATGCTTTAATCCAGAACCATCGTACGGTTCGACAGGTGATAAAGTCTCTCGATGCAGATAGAAAAACAGACAAGCTCACTTCTTTACATAATAGATTGTCACTGGATCTGTGGCTAGATAATACAATCAATTCAAAAATTGGGTTTTCAGTATTGGCGATTGATATTGACCACTTCAAATCTATCAATGACAGTCATGGTCACTGCACAGGTGATAAAGTGCTCAAAGAACTTGCAAATCTAATGATTCAAAACGCAAGGGGAGATGATTTCTGCTGCCGGATAGGTGGGGAAGAGTTTTTAATTTTTATGCCAAATCAGTCTATTTCTCAAGCAATGGCAACAGCTGAAAGGTTAAGAAAATTAGTTTCAAATCACATTATGCCCGACGGAATCAGTATTACGGTATCAATCGGTGTCTCTACATGGCCAAACAACTCAATGAGAATAGACAAAACGATTGAATTGGCAGATAGAGCTTTGTACCAAGCTAAAAGAGCAGGAAGAAATAGAAGTTGTTGTCTTGAAGCTGCTTAA
- the yddG gene encoding aromatic amino acid DMT transporter YddG, translated as MLLWSAVLHIVRIVSEDFGAIGGAALVYTYSALFLVAFSGIPNIKTYPKRYVVIGGTLFVAYELCLSLSLGFANSREQSAQVLIVNYLWPLFTILGAVICKNTQANSILLLPGSVLAFVGVCLVVSGDSSLLEGMLSNIISNPLAFLLAFSGAIIWAIYCNLTKYMSGGHNTISLFFIFTAGTLWLKWCFLDAGFNSGFSFSSVFLLALAGGGMALGYGLWNKAIIGGNMILLAAISYFTPVFSGVFAALILGVSLQQSFWLGVVSVTVGSLLCWQSTRYKNQRISQVQSVLDNTE; from the coding sequence GTGCTATTGTGGAGCGCCGTTTTACATATCGTACGTATCGTGAGTGAAGACTTTGGTGCTATCGGTGGTGCAGCACTTGTTTATACCTATTCAGCATTGTTTTTGGTCGCCTTCTCAGGCATACCAAATATTAAAACGTACCCCAAACGTTATGTGGTCATTGGGGGGACTCTTTTCGTTGCATATGAACTCTGTTTGTCCCTATCTTTAGGCTTTGCGAACTCTCGAGAGCAGTCAGCTCAAGTATTGATAGTCAACTACCTTTGGCCTCTATTTACCATCTTAGGGGCCGTAATATGCAAAAACACTCAGGCTAACTCTATATTATTGCTACCTGGCAGTGTTTTAGCATTTGTTGGTGTGTGTTTGGTTGTTTCAGGTGACTCAAGCCTGTTAGAGGGAATGTTAAGCAACATAATTAGTAACCCATTGGCATTTTTACTTGCATTTAGTGGCGCAATAATTTGGGCAATCTACTGCAACTTAACCAAATATATGTCCGGTGGACATAATACCATTTCATTATTCTTTATTTTTACTGCAGGTACGCTTTGGCTTAAATGGTGCTTTCTAGATGCCGGTTTCAACTCGGGGTTTTCATTTTCAAGCGTATTTTTACTTGCACTTGCGGGTGGAGGTATGGCGCTTGGCTATGGCCTATGGAACAAGGCAATTATCGGCGGTAATATGATTTTACTCGCAGCGATTTCTTATTTCACACCCGTGTTCTCTGGGGTATTTGCAGCGCTTATTCTAGGTGTAAGTTTACAACAGAGCTTTTGGTTAGGCGTGGTTTCAGTAACGGTTGGCTCTTTACTCTGCTGGCAATCAACACGCTATAAAAATCAACGAATTAGCCAGGTACAATCTGTGCTAGACAATACTGAATAA
- a CDS encoding peptide-methionine (S)-S-oxide reductase produces the protein MRNKLGLGGSCYWCTEAIFSSIIGVETVEQGWLNSFDDYSSFSEGILLEYDPDTITLRDLIEIHLLTHSSTSNHSRRDKYRSAVYCQNIEQQKEVMNVISTLQGDFEQPIITLTLLINEFNLSPEHYQDYFYTAPERPFCQNIIVPKLVKLMKKFKNKVNSEKVNKAIK, from the coding sequence ATGAGAAATAAACTTGGACTAGGCGGAAGTTGTTACTGGTGTACTGAGGCGATATTTAGCTCTATCATCGGTGTTGAGACCGTGGAGCAAGGTTGGCTTAATAGTTTTGATGACTATAGCTCATTCTCTGAAGGTATTCTTTTAGAATATGATCCAGACACAATTACACTAAGAGATCTTATTGAAATCCATTTATTGACACACAGCTCAACGTCAAACCATTCACGCCGCGATAAATATCGCAGTGCCGTATATTGCCAGAATATAGAACAACAAAAAGAAGTGATGAATGTTATTTCAACGCTTCAAGGGGACTTCGAGCAACCTATCATTACCTTAACACTGTTGATCAACGAATTTAATTTGTCTCCTGAACATTATCAGGATTACTTTTATACTGCACCGGAAAGACCATTTTGTCAGAATATCATCGTTCCTAAGTTGGTTAAATTAATGAAAAAGTTTAAGAATAAAGTGAACTCTGAGAAGGTGAATAAAGCGATTAAATGA
- a CDS encoding tyrosine-type recombinase/integrase has protein sequence MTPLVDTLKQLRYLIAHLDDETLQSEYPAMAEFLNNNRLEDNVCLEELKFLYQFLYVYGRKSEATFNRFRNEIERFHLWSWLIQEKSVFELKREDIESYVDFVVEPDKTWLADSVQWRFKNHQGTRQVNPNWRPFVYKENGVSQQTLASMFTALNVFYKFAILEEKAFANFVPVVKKNCPYLVVQSQIKLPDTLSDLQWEYVFGVTKDLCEQNPKLERNLFTLACLKGLYLRISELSERPQWSPVMSHFWQDQDGFWFLRIMGKGNKLRDVTLSDDFVLYLKRYRQSRGLTSLPRVDEPHPIIHKLRGQGGMNVRQLRRIVQESFDLAIDKLKQDGFSEESENLEAATSHWLRHTGATHDAQTRPLKHLSEDLGHSKIATTDQIYIQTNVKERAKSGVKRKL, from the coding sequence ATGACGCCGTTAGTCGATACATTAAAACAACTCAGATATCTTATTGCGCATTTAGATGACGAGACCTTGCAAAGTGAATACCCTGCAATGGCTGAGTTTTTAAACAATAATCGACTAGAAGACAACGTATGCTTGGAAGAACTTAAATTTCTTTATCAATTTTTGTATGTGTACGGACGAAAATCCGAAGCAACATTTAATCGCTTTAGGAATGAAATTGAACGTTTCCATTTATGGAGCTGGCTGATACAAGAAAAATCAGTATTTGAGTTAAAACGCGAAGACATTGAGTCATATGTTGATTTTGTTGTAGAGCCAGATAAAACATGGCTTGCTGACTCTGTACAATGGCGATTTAAAAACCATCAGGGAACGCGACAAGTTAACCCTAACTGGCGTCCATTTGTTTATAAAGAAAATGGGGTTAGCCAACAAACACTCGCTTCAATGTTTACCGCACTTAATGTATTTTATAAGTTTGCTATTTTAGAAGAAAAGGCGTTTGCCAATTTTGTCCCGGTTGTTAAAAAGAACTGTCCTTATTTAGTTGTTCAGTCGCAAATTAAACTTCCTGACACACTTAGCGATTTACAATGGGAGTATGTTTTTGGTGTTACCAAAGATTTATGTGAACAAAACCCAAAACTTGAAAGGAACCTATTTACGTTAGCGTGCCTAAAAGGGCTTTACCTTCGTATATCAGAGCTTTCTGAGCGCCCACAGTGGTCCCCCGTTATGAGCCATTTTTGGCAGGATCAAGATGGCTTTTGGTTTTTAAGAATTATGGGCAAAGGTAATAAGCTAAGAGATGTTACTCTGAGCGATGATTTTGTACTGTACTTAAAGCGATACAGGCAGTCTAGAGGCTTGACGTCCCTCCCCCGAGTTGATGAACCACACCCAATTATTCACAAATTACGAGGTCAAGGTGGCATGAATGTGCGTCAGCTCCGACGTATTGTTCAAGAAAGCTTTGATTTAGCCATCGATAAATTAAAACAAGATGGTTTCAGTGAAGAGTCAGAAAATTTGGAAGCAGCAACGAGTCATTGGCTAAGGCATACTGGTGCAACACATGATGCACAAACTAGGCCTCTAAAGCACTTGTCTGAGGACCTTGGTCACTCCAAAATTGCGACCACAGATCAAATTTATATTCAAACCAATGTTAAAGAGCGTGCAAAGTCGGGGGTTAAAAGAAAACTTTAA
- the hemH gene encoding ferrochelatase — MSRFSAITDNPHENRFNNKVGVLVTNLGSPDAATTQALRVYLREFLSDPRIVEIPRIIWMMILHGIILRIRPSRSAKAYQSIWTAQGSPLIDITKKQCQKLREYLIQQNHTDVEIVMAMRYGNPSIEAGLEELREKGITKIVVLPLYPQYSSATTGSTFDAVSRVLTKWRWVPELHFINGYHGNEQYIMSLSNSVQEYLDNNPTPDKILFSYHGTPKKFLTNGDPYHCFCHLTTNAVVAKLGLDKNKVMTTFQSRFGREEWLKPYTDFTLKELAQSGTKHIAILSPAFSADCLETLEELEEENREYFIEAGGQRYDYIPALNDRDDHIEAFYDILKPHI; from the coding sequence GTGTCCAGATTTTCGGCAATTACAGACAATCCACATGAAAATCGTTTCAACAATAAAGTTGGCGTACTCGTAACCAACTTAGGCAGCCCAGATGCAGCAACTACACAAGCACTTAGAGTGTATCTCAGAGAGTTTTTATCAGATCCTCGTATCGTGGAAATTCCGCGTATTATTTGGATGATGATACTGCATGGCATCATATTAAGAATTCGTCCAAGCAGATCTGCTAAGGCTTATCAGAGTATTTGGACAGCACAAGGCTCCCCACTTATCGATATCACTAAAAAGCAGTGCCAAAAACTAAGAGAGTATTTAATTCAACAAAATCATACTGATGTAGAGATTGTGATGGCCATGCGTTACGGTAACCCTTCAATTGAAGCTGGCTTAGAAGAATTACGAGAAAAAGGCATTACTAAAATTGTCGTATTACCGCTATACCCTCAATATTCAAGTGCAACTACTGGCTCTACTTTTGATGCTGTCTCTCGAGTATTAACTAAATGGCGCTGGGTACCTGAGCTACATTTCATTAATGGTTATCATGGTAATGAGCAATATATCATGTCACTGAGTAATTCAGTGCAAGAATATTTAGACAACAACCCAACACCGGATAAGATCCTCTTTTCTTATCATGGTACGCCGAAAAAGTTTTTAACTAACGGTGACCCATACCATTGTTTTTGTCACCTTACGACCAATGCAGTGGTTGCCAAGCTAGGACTAGATAAAAATAAGGTCATGACGACCTTTCAAAGCAGATTTGGCCGAGAAGAATGGCTCAAACCTTACACCGACTTCACACTTAAAGAGTTAGCTCAATCAGGCACTAAACATATAGCGATATTAAGTCCAGCATTCAGTGCAGACTGCTTGGAAACACTTGAGGAATTAGAAGAAGAAAATAGGGAGTATTTTATCGAAGCAGGAGGTCAACGTTACGATTATATTCCCGCGCTTAACGATAGAGATGACCATATTGAAGCATTTTATGACATCCTAAAGCCTCATATTTAA
- a CDS encoding YfcC family protein produces the protein MGQTLKVPHTLVLLLGMMVVALLATWVVPQGFFETSVTESGRQIVVAGTYQLVEQKQYLTPWDLLTAIPKAFAQAQDVIFFVLIVGGVLSIARATGTVDALIGRLLEKHGTKPQRLIFMVVFCFALASSTIGTAGEYIPFVLILVALCKAMRLDAMTAVGMIVAGYGIGYGVSAFNPFTVLIAQQIADIPVYSGIELRLAIFIPFVLIGFHHVWSYAKKVSNDPSKSMMIGVPCPLEGQAKPNYPKLNSRHQAVLFSFIITLCIAVWGIATKGWYLYELGGLFVAWGVVIAVIGKLSADETAERFIEGVSDLVTTAVLIGVARGIALILEDGQILHTLVYSLSSPLSHVAAEISAVGMLVIQTFLNTFIPSGSGQAYVTMPLMVPVGDLVGVPRQVAVLAYQFGDGFSNMIIPTNAVLMGILGMAGVPYTHWFRFCLPLIGKLLLAASVVLVLAVSFGYGLDVQPIIE, from the coding sequence ATGGGACAAACTTTGAAAGTGCCACATACACTCGTGCTGTTGCTTGGCATGATGGTGGTAGCCCTGTTAGCCACATGGGTGGTACCTCAGGGCTTTTTTGAAACAAGCGTAACCGAAAGCGGCAGGCAGATAGTTGTCGCTGGTACTTATCAGCTCGTAGAGCAAAAACAATATCTTACTCCATGGGATCTGTTAACTGCAATTCCAAAAGCATTCGCTCAAGCACAAGATGTAATTTTCTTCGTATTAATCGTAGGTGGTGTACTGAGCATTGCTCGTGCAACAGGCACAGTTGATGCGTTGATTGGTCGCTTATTGGAAAAGCATGGTACAAAGCCACAACGTCTTATATTTATGGTTGTGTTTTGTTTTGCTTTGGCTTCGAGCACAATTGGTACTGCTGGTGAATATATCCCATTTGTATTGATCTTAGTTGCACTTTGTAAGGCCATGAGACTAGACGCAATGACCGCTGTAGGTATGATTGTCGCTGGTTATGGCATTGGTTATGGTGTATCAGCGTTTAACCCATTTACTGTTCTTATCGCACAACAAATCGCTGATATTCCGGTTTATTCTGGTATTGAGTTAAGACTCGCGATTTTCATTCCGTTTGTTTTAATCGGCTTTCACCACGTGTGGAGTTACGCAAAAAAAGTCTCAAACGATCCAAGCAAATCTATGATGATTGGTGTGCCTTGTCCACTAGAAGGACAAGCAAAACCAAATTATCCTAAACTTAATAGTCGTCACCAGGCGGTGTTATTTAGCTTTATCATTACGTTATGTATTGCTGTATGGGGTATTGCAACCAAAGGGTGGTATTTATATGAACTAGGTGGTTTATTTGTCGCTTGGGGTGTTGTGATTGCTGTAATTGGTAAATTATCTGCAGATGAAACAGCAGAGCGCTTTATTGAAGGTGTATCAGATCTTGTTACGACTGCTGTTTTAATCGGTGTAGCACGTGGTATAGCACTTATCCTAGAAGATGGCCAAATTTTGCATACGCTGGTATATAGTCTTTCGTCACCACTGTCTCACGTGGCTGCAGAAATATCGGCCGTAGGCATGTTAGTTATTCAAACTTTCTTAAATACATTTATTCCTTCAGGTTCGGGACAAGCATATGTAACTATGCCACTCATGGTGCCAGTCGGTGATTTAGTTGGTGTACCACGTCAGGTTGCTGTACTTGCTTACCAATTTGGTGATGGTTTCTCAAATATGATTATACCAACTAACGCAGTACTGATGGGTATTCTGGGCATGGCCGGTGTTCCATACACACATTGGTTTAGGTTCTGTTTACCTCTGATTGGTAAGTTATTACTGGCTGCATCAGTTGTTCTTGTATTGGCAGTGAGCTTTGGCTATGGCTTAGATGTTCAGCCAATTATTGAATAA
- a CDS encoding putative bifunctional diguanylate cyclase/phosphodiesterase, with protein sequence MTLSFSTFYNLPSSEARYELALNLIYDKFRPAHCLIGKFIDSDTRVKTVAYSVNGEKSNYIIYDLEGTPCKDAKDSQSVCSISCNLQQMYAEDEILKIFDIDGYLGVTLRALDHKPIGIMVCLFDEKIEISSDEKHWFRELSLLVGAELNHNLELASQEILVKQLAKGERIARLSSWSWNISRNIHSFSQEMQTLVNLPDQAVDFEMFCESLKDKDQKSLRVLMQKLRHGQINHIDINVSHRDRSQFKGLFRVIGHIERSDEQEDERIFCASVQDISYIYALNKQLELTNVVFEHATEAIMITDNKNRIVMVNRAFERLTGYSDTELLGRNPSVLSSGKHSAEFYQKMWDILSKEGTWKGEIYNRRKNGQIFPEELTLNIVRDEDDEIVNYVAIFRDITDWKRNEAQLTFYANHEPLTALINRRCFMDILESRISHNRSTLQPCSLLFIGLDHFKEVNDIYGPEIGDKVLVSVARRLKNGLRRADTISRYGGDEFAILLDSMDEQSAYDIASKLNEKLKQPYVFNELTIELTASTGVAQLDCQKRITAAKFIRNAAHALESAKKTNRGSVALHNQEIQTAYLNKIALRDKLRHAIKHDLLNVYYQPIVDQSTGYIVKFEALVRWFDDEQGMISPGAFIPIAEEFGLIQQIGHFVLKRACHDLSIIHSHGYSDVSISVNRSVNEFKVSNNQFDLVTEAIESANIPFDSLTVEVTESMATNHYTWQLLRDLREKGVKIALDDFCTGYSSLSHLIENQVDYLKIDKSFVDSLLQDKSKQIMISCLVDMAKQLGIKVIAEGVESETQLSVLKGLGCDHIQGYYYSPARPIGACIHLLEEFNGEESIELNMLNITSNRV encoded by the coding sequence ATGACGCTATCATTCAGTACTTTTTATAATTTGCCAAGTAGCGAGGCTCGCTATGAATTGGCACTCAATCTGATTTACGACAAGTTTCGGCCAGCTCATTGTTTAATTGGTAAGTTCATTGATTCAGATACGCGAGTAAAAACGGTTGCTTATTCGGTCAATGGAGAAAAGTCCAACTATATTATCTATGATCTCGAAGGGACGCCTTGTAAAGACGCAAAAGACAGCCAAAGTGTTTGTTCTATCAGTTGTAATTTACAGCAAATGTATGCTGAGGACGAAATATTAAAGATTTTTGATATCGATGGTTATCTTGGTGTAACACTCAGAGCATTAGACCATAAGCCTATTGGTATTATGGTCTGCCTATTTGATGAAAAGATAGAAATATCGAGCGATGAAAAGCATTGGTTTAGAGAGTTAAGCTTACTTGTTGGTGCAGAGCTAAACCATAACCTAGAATTGGCCTCTCAAGAAATTTTGGTAAAGCAGTTAGCGAAAGGGGAGCGGATCGCAAGGTTGAGCTCATGGTCTTGGAATATAAGCAGGAATATTCATAGCTTTAGCCAAGAAATGCAAACCCTAGTTAACTTGCCAGATCAAGCAGTCGATTTCGAGATGTTTTGCGAAAGCCTCAAAGACAAAGACCAAAAATCTCTTAGAGTGTTGATGCAGAAATTACGGCATGGACAAATAAACCATATAGATATTAATGTTTCACATCGAGATAGAAGTCAATTCAAAGGGTTATTTCGAGTTATTGGGCATATAGAGCGATCTGATGAGCAAGAAGATGAGCGGATTTTTTGCGCGTCGGTTCAGGATATTTCATATATTTACGCCCTTAACAAACAACTTGAGCTCACTAATGTGGTATTTGAGCATGCCACCGAAGCCATTATGATAACCGATAACAAAAATCGTATTGTCATGGTGAACAGGGCGTTTGAACGTCTAACAGGTTACTCTGATACTGAGTTACTTGGTAGAAACCCTTCGGTATTGTCTTCGGGTAAACACAGCGCTGAATTTTATCAAAAGATGTGGGATATACTCAGTAAAGAAGGCACATGGAAAGGTGAGATTTATAATCGAAGAAAAAACGGACAAATCTTCCCAGAAGAGTTAACCCTCAATATCGTTCGTGACGAAGACGATGAAATTGTCAATTATGTTGCCATTTTCAGAGATATTACTGATTGGAAACGTAATGAAGCTCAATTGACATTTTATGCAAATCACGAGCCCCTTACAGCATTGATTAATCGACGTTGCTTCATGGACATTCTAGAGTCAAGGATATCTCACAACCGTAGTACATTGCAGCCATGTTCATTGTTATTTATCGGCCTAGATCACTTTAAAGAGGTGAATGATATTTACGGCCCAGAAATAGGTGATAAAGTACTTGTCTCTGTGGCACGTCGGTTAAAAAATGGTTTAAGGAGGGCAGATACTATTTCGCGATATGGGGGAGATGAGTTTGCCATATTGCTTGATTCAATGGATGAGCAAAGTGCCTATGATATTGCCTCAAAGTTAAATGAAAAGCTAAAACAGCCTTATGTATTTAATGAGTTGACTATTGAGCTGACTGCCAGCACAGGAGTTGCACAGTTGGATTGCCAAAAACGTATTACGGCAGCCAAATTTATTCGCAATGCAGCCCATGCTTTAGAAAGTGCGAAGAAAACTAACAGAGGGAGTGTAGCGCTCCATAATCAAGAAATTCAAACTGCGTACCTCAATAAAATTGCGTTAAGAGATAAGCTAAGACACGCAATCAAGCATGATCTATTGAACGTCTATTACCAACCAATTGTTGATCAATCGACAGGGTACATTGTTAAGTTTGAAGCTTTGGTTCGTTGGTTTGATGATGAGCAAGGAATGATCTCTCCAGGAGCATTTATTCCTATTGCAGAAGAATTTGGTTTGATACAGCAAATAGGGCACTTTGTTTTAAAAAGAGCATGCCATGACTTAAGCATAATACACTCTCATGGGTATTCTGACGTGAGTATTTCTGTCAACCGCTCGGTTAATGAATTCAAAGTGAGTAACAATCAATTTGACTTGGTGACTGAAGCAATCGAAAGTGCCAATATTCCATTTGATAGCCTAACAGTGGAAGTTACAGAGTCGATGGCGACAAATCATTACACCTGGCAATTGCTAAGAGACTTAAGAGAAAAGGGAGTGAAAATTGCACTCGATGACTTTTGTACAGGTTATTCATCCTTAAGCCACTTAATCGAAAACCAGGTGGATTATCTGAAAATAGATAAGTCTTTTGTTGATAGCTTATTACAGGATAAGAGTAAGCAAATAATGATCTCTTGCCTAGTTGATATGGCAAAACAACTTGGTATAAAAGTTATCGCTGAAGGGGTTGAGTCAGAGACTCAACTTAGCGTGTTAAAAGGGCTTGGTTGCGATCATATACAAGGTTACTACTACAGCCCGGCAAGGCCGATAGGGGCTTGTATACATTTGCTAGAAGAGTTTAATGGTGAAGAGTCGATTGAACTTAATATGCTAAACATCACTTCAAACAGGGTCTAG
- a CDS encoding methyl-accepting chemotaxis protein → MRVNQPVTNREQRFAPADKLISVTDLKGTIIDCNEHFINISGYSKEELIGQPHNIVRHPDMPELAFKTMWTQLKSGKPWMGMVKNRCKNGDFYWVDAYVTPMTENGQVIGYESVRTCPSRENIERAEMLYRSIQNGSKASFKLPRLRTIWPVAAFVSSLALYAFGSESGAFAWLMANSVAIFGYNRYRDNEQLERINQVLKHSFCDDVSKQVYSPWQGKMAELHVKLLSEHAHLDTVITRIEHASKQVTAGAEQTTDKSRSTTERLTQQQQETELVATAMNEMATTIHEVSQNVQSTSADATDALELAKEGAKSSEETKSSIESLGATVIDIKDSVLGVARQTNKIADAAQIIEQIAEQTNLLALNAAIEAARAGEQGRGFAVVADEVRHLAQRTQESTKEIHAIIDELTQSTQESELIAQRGETESQLGIEKLNASTQKIEHIYSLIETMSVNSMQIAAAVEEQATVSEDINKQVVNIASLANSSVTSSLESQEISEELTRVAKDMHELVVRFKR, encoded by the coding sequence ATGCGAGTTAATCAACCAGTTACGAATCGTGAACAACGATTTGCACCAGCAGATAAACTCATTTCAGTTACTGATTTAAAAGGCACAATCATTGACTGTAATGAGCATTTCATCAACATAAGTGGCTATTCAAAAGAAGAATTAATAGGTCAACCTCACAATATAGTTAGACACCCTGATATGCCTGAATTGGCATTCAAAACCATGTGGACCCAACTAAAATCAGGTAAACCTTGGATGGGTATGGTAAAAAACCGTTGCAAAAATGGTGACTTTTACTGGGTTGATGCGTATGTAACCCCGATGACTGAAAATGGCCAAGTAATTGGTTATGAATCTGTCAGAACGTGTCCTAGTCGCGAAAACATCGAAAGGGCAGAAATGCTCTACCGTTCGATTCAAAATGGTAGCAAAGCAAGCTTTAAGCTGCCTAGACTAAGAACAATTTGGCCCGTTGCTGCGTTTGTTAGTTCTCTCGCCTTATATGCGTTTGGCTCTGAATCAGGTGCATTTGCATGGCTTATGGCCAATAGTGTGGCTATTTTTGGTTACAATCGATATCGCGATAATGAGCAACTTGAAAGAATTAACCAAGTGTTAAAACATAGCTTTTGCGATGACGTGTCTAAACAAGTGTACTCTCCTTGGCAAGGGAAAATGGCTGAGTTGCATGTAAAGCTACTGAGTGAGCACGCCCATTTAGATACGGTGATCACACGAATTGAGCATGCCTCCAAACAAGTGACTGCTGGTGCTGAACAAACAACAGATAAAAGCCGTTCAACGACGGAGCGACTTACACAACAACAGCAAGAAACGGAGCTTGTTGCTACTGCAATGAATGAGATGGCGACGACCATTCATGAGGTCTCGCAGAATGTACAATCTACGTCTGCAGATGCCACTGATGCACTTGAACTTGCCAAAGAAGGTGCCAAGAGCTCAGAAGAAACTAAATCATCTATTGAGAGTCTAGGTGCAACTGTTATTGATATAAAAGATTCCGTTCTGGGCGTTGCGCGTCAAACCAATAAGATTGCCGATGCTGCACAAATAATTGAACAAATTGCAGAGCAAACAAATTTATTAGCATTGAATGCAGCTATCGAAGCCGCGAGGGCTGGTGAACAAGGTAGAGGGTTTGCTGTTGTTGCTGATGAAGTTAGACATCTTGCACAGCGAACTCAGGAATCGACGAAAGAGATCCATGCTATCATTGATGAACTAACACAGAGCACCCAAGAGTCTGAATTAATCGCGCAGCGCGGCGAGACAGAATCACAATTAGGGATCGAAAAGCTCAACGCATCCACGCAAAAAATTGAGCATATTTATTCTTTAATAGAAACCATGAGCGTTAATAGCATGCAAATTGCTGCTGCAGTTGAAGAGCAGGCAACTGTTTCTGAAGATATTAATAAGCAAGTCGTGAATATTGCTTCATTGGCCAATTCTAGTGTTACGAGCTCACTTGAAAGCCAAGAGATAAGTGAAGAGCTTACGCGTGTCGCTAAAGATATGCATGAACTCGTGGTAAGGTTTAAAAGGTAA